The DNA sequence CATTTCCAATGTACTTGGCAAAAAATAATTGAGGATAAAAAAATGGATCGTCGTCACTTTCTAGGTGTTAGTTCAGCTGCTTCTCTCGGCGTATTAGCCGGTTGCGCAAGCAGTCCTCCTGTCAATATCAGTAAAGCCAATGTGGTCGTGGTTGGGGGTGGCTATGGTGGAGCAACCGCTGCCAAGTATGTGCGGATGTTCTCAAACAATACCGCCCAAGTTACCTTAATTGAACCCAATCCTGAGTTCATTTCTTGCCCACTCTCCAATCTCGTGATTGGAGGCCATACCACCATCTCGAATATCTCAACCCCCTATGACAACTTGACGAAGCGTCACGGCATTAAGGTTGTGAAGGATATGGTGGCCGCCATTGATCCAAAGCAAAAGACTATTCGTCTTGCCTCCGGCGGCTCAATGAAGTATGACAAGCTAATCCTGTCACCTGGCATTGGTCTCATGATGGATACCATCAAAGGCTTAGATAAGGCCAACCAAGAAGGGGTTACGGTTCAGGCATGGAAAGCTGGTGCTGAAACCGTCCTGCTTCGCAAACAACTGGAGTCTATGAAAGATGGTGGCGTCTACGCAATCTCCATCCCAATGGCACCCTATCGCTGCCCTCCTGGGCCTTATGAGCGGGCCTGCCAAGTGGCCAGTTACTTTAAGCAATTTAAGCCCAAGTCCAAGGTATTGATCTTGGATGCGAATGATGATGTGACCTCCAAGGGCGGTCTATTTAAGAAAGCTTGGGCATCGATGTATCCCGGCATGATTGAATACCGCCCCAAGCACAACGTGGTTGAGGTTGATAGCAAAACAAGGACTCTCAAATTTGATGTACAAAACGATGTTAAGGCTGATGTATTGAATGTTCTACCCCTCATGCGTGCAGGTGATATTGCGGTGAAGACCGGCATTGCCAACTCGAATGCCCGTTGGGTCAATGTGAACTACATCAACTTTGAATCCACTGCCGCCAAAGATATTCATGTTCTTGGTGATTCGATTCAGATTGCGCCAGCAATGCCTAAATCAGGCCACATGGCGAACTCGCATGCGAAGGTTGCAGCAGCAGCTGTGGTTGCTGAGCTCGGCGGCTTTGAGATTAATCAAGCCCCTGTGCTCACCAACACCTGTTATAGCTTCGTCAATGCAGACGAGGTGGTCCACGTTGCTAGCGTCCACCAGTACGATGCTAAAGATAAGACCTTCAAGACTGTTCCTGGTTCTGGTGGCTTATCGTCCGAACCCACCAAACTTGAGGGTGTTTATGCCTGGGGTTGGGCTCGTAATATTTGGGCGGATAGCTTGGGTTAATAAGTACCCTGCCCCGAGAAAAGCCAAGCGCAATGCTTGGCTTTTTTATTAACCCCGACCAAATGGGCCGTTTAATTGAATCGTGGTCCAGTTCAAAAGCATGGCCACCGAGACCCAAGCCAAGTATGGCAATACTAAGAGGCTAGAGATCGGCGAATACGAACGGGTGGCCAGCACAATCGCTAATACAGAAAGCCATAAGCCAACCGCCTCAATCAGAGCCCAGTCGGGTCGTTCCATCCGAAAATACAACACGCTCCAGATGAAATTAAATAAGCCATTCACAATAAAGAGAATGACCAACATGCGAATGGTCTCTTGATTAGGAGCTCGGTGATAGGCCATCACAAAAGCGATGCCCGCAAGAATAAAGATGGTGGACCACATGGGACCAAATACCCAATCGGGCGGTTTCCAGGCGGGCTGCTGCAAACTTTTATACCACTCACCGATATCGGTAGCCCATGCTCCAGCCAATGCGAGCACTAAACCCCAAACAACAGCAAAAATGATCGGCTTATAGTGTGCAAACCACTCCGCACTCATACCTTAGCCATACCCAAAAGGTGGGCCATGTCTTTAAAGAAGATTTTGATGTGGGCCATGGGGTCTTTGCGGACTAATTTCTTATGCATGTACGACTCAAAAGTTAGACGTTGAACGTCTTTATCTTCGCACATTTTTACAAAACGCTCACGCCGCTTATCGTTGCCGTACCAAAAACGTTGCATGATCCCAAGTACCAAAAAGACGGTACCGTGCTCTTTCATGAAACGCTTACGTGCTTGGGCTAGTGCTTTGACATTTCCTGTCACCAATAACTCATGCACTGATTCTGCGGCTAGGCGGCCACCCACCATGGCGTAATAGATCCCCTCTCCGGAGGCGGGAGCAACGACTCCAGCGGCATCGCCAGCTAAAATCACATCCCGATTGTTATCCCATTTTTTAAGTGGCTTCATCGGTAACGGTGCACCTTCATGACGAAGAAGCTCAGTGTTCTCTAAATTGGTCAATTTCTTTAATTGGCCAACGGCACCCCGCAATGAAAACCCTTTGTCCGCACTGCCGGTGCCAATGCTCATGGTATTGCCATGAGGAAAGATCCAACCATAGAAGTCAGGAGATAGTGTCCCTTGATAAAACACATCGCAACGCGATCCGTCATAACCTTGAGGAGGTGCCTCAGGTACCCGAACAATCTCATGGTAGGCAAACACATAGTCCACATCTTTGGCCCCAGGGATAGCTTGACGCCCTACTCCTGATTTCGCACCATCGGCACCAATAATCGCCTTCGCTCGGACTGCGCCAGTCTTCTCTGGCTCAGACCGATTCGTTGAGTGAATCCGATAGTGAACAATTGCAGTGCCATCGGTATCGCGTGTGATCTTCTCAAAAATACCAGTGCGACGCGTAGCGCCATCATTGGCTGCTCGGACTCGAAGCCATTCATCGAATTGATCGCGATCGACCATTCCCACAAAGCCACCCTCAATCGGAATATCCACTTGATTATTTTTGGGCGAGATCATGCGGGCCGAGCGGGCTTTAGCCACCAATAACTCATCGGGAATCTCAAAGTCTTTAATCAGACGGGGTGGGATTGCACCACCACAGGGTTTGATACGCCCTGCACGATCAAGTAGTAAGACCGTATGCCCCATTTTGGCAAGATCGCCCGCAGCAGTCGCCCCCGCGGGCCCGCCACCAACGACCACTGCATCAAAGGTTTCTAGGGTACTCATGATGATCCTCCATGGGAAATAAGCTGACGAGGGATTGATGATTCAATCGACTGGGACTTGGTAATTCGTTCAATGGGTCGGATATAAAAGGACAAGATGGCAGCAGCCATAAATAAAATGGCTTCAATGAAAAACACACTCGCGTAGGCGGTCACTGGGTCGCCTAATAAATAACGCGCAAGATCACTCGCTCCAGTTCCTAAAATGCCACCCAGACCAAAGGCAATCGCTTGCGCTGCGCCCCAAACTCCCATTCGCACACCTTCGCGACGCTCCTTGCCCATGCCAGCAAATTGCATCATGGAGCCAATCGCAGCGATTGAAAACGCACCGTTGGATACGCCCAATATAAATACCGTGCTAAAGAATGGCCAACCTGGACCCACTAATCCAGACATCACCAAACTCAACATGGCGAGTGACGAGGCGATACAACCGCCTACCGTCCACATCCGCAAGGACGATAAGTTGGGATTCTTACTTCTACTCGTAACAAATCCACACAAAAGCATCCCGCAAAGCACGCCTGCATGCTGAAGGCCTGATAGGCTTGTCGTTTCTCCAGGCGTTAAACCAAACGCAGTACCTGCAAATGGCTCTAAGATCAAATCTTGCGAGCTATATGCCAACATCGAAATGAAGACGAATACGGTAAAGCGGCGCACTCGGGACTCTTGCCATACTTCGGCTAAGGCCTCTTTAAAGCGCAGCTTGGGTTCATTAGCGTTTTGTGCCGCTTGCGCCAATGATTTAGGCTCAAGCCCATGCAGCGCAATGAAGCTGATGACTAAGGCTAAACACGACACCCCAAGCGACACCATGATGAGGCGTTCAAAGGAAAATGGGTCGAGCAGTTTTCCGCTAATTCCAGCGGTCATGGCAAAGCCAAAGATCATCATCAGCCAAACACAACTTGCGGCCGCAGCTTTGCGTTTCTCATCCACGCGTTTTGCCAGGAGTACCAGTAAGGCAGTACCGCTTGCACTCACTCCCAAGCCAATCATCATGAAAGCAATAAAAGCAAGACCAATACCCCAACTGACATCACGACTCATGAGAGCGACAGCACTTGCTGCTAACACACCCCCACTCGCCAGAACCAACATCCCACCCTGAATCCAGGGCGTTGAACGACCGCTGCGATCCGACCCAAAACCCATACGGGGTCGGATAAATTGCACCAGATAGTGCATCGCGACTAGCAATCCAGGTAATAAAGCAGGAAGCGCGAGTTCAATGACCATCACTCGGTTCAAAACCGATGTGGTTAATACCACCACCGCACCCAAGGAGGCTTGCACCAGACCTAAGCGAGCGATTCCAAACCAATTGAGGGTGGTCGTATGTGACGTCATCTTATCGACCTACTGCAAAGGCACTGACCATCATGCCGCTCACAAATAATGGGACACCAAAACCGCTTAGGAATAAAGCGCGCTTTACGGGGTCCCCCAAGAAATACTTCATCATGAGCAATTGCGCAATGATTAAGACCAGGATCGCCAATGCATGAAATGAACTGCCATGCCAATACAAGAATCCAACCACTAGATATTGCGGGATGATCATCATCAAGCAGGCATTCCAAGCCGCTCCGTTGATACCCAATTGCACTGGTAATGAACGCACACCCATTTGGCGATCACCCTCAATCGACTTAAAGTCATTTAAGGTCATGATGCCGTGTGCGCCAATGCTATAAAGCAAGGCTAAGATGATCGATGCGGTTGAGGGAAACACGTCCCCCAACATCACCGCGGAACCGGTGAACCATGCAAGACCTTCATACGATAAGCCGCAAGCTGCATTGCCCCACCAACCATTTTGTTTGAGGCGTAACGGTGGCGCACTATAAGCCCAAGCTAAGAATAGGCCAATTAAGGTAGCAACAAATGCCCAAGGACTTATCCACCAACCCACTAGAAGCGATAATCCAGTCCAAAGAATGGCAATGTACAGACCCCAACGTCCAGGCATACGGCCCGATGGAATCGGACGATTGGGCTCATTAATCGCATCCACATGTCGATCAAACCAGTCATTGATCGCCTGACTAGTGGCACACACCATCGGACCAGCTAGCAATACACCAGCGAGTAATATCTGCCAACGCTCGGTGATGGCGACACCAGTTGCAATCACTCCGCAGGCAAATGCCCACATGGGTGGAAACCATGTAATGGGCTTGAGCAACTCAAGAATTGCAAATGGAGTTGGCCAAGACCGTTGCGAAGTTTGGTTTAAGACCGAAGTCCCCATTTCCATAATCCGTCAGTTGAAAATGGTAGGACCATCATGATGTGCTCCAAGATGGCAAGCGATAGTAAGGTCGCCAAAATGGTCGAGGACGCAATTTGATACGGGTTGGCATTGATGGCAAACGCATGCTGCCAAAGTGGTAAGGCCACTAAACCTGCCAAGAGGATCGAAATCGGTAATAAGGGGTTCATAGACCGCTTGGTAAAGTAGCTATGCATGTATTGCAAATGCACGGGCAAGAACTTCTCATTTAGATTCAACACACCTAAAAACACATTGAGCTTGGCGCTTTGCCGCATCGCCCAGAGGATGAGAAAGGTCCATAAACCGACTAAATTACTGCCACCCCATGTAGCGACCGCAACAGCAATTCCGAGAATGATGAGAGCCAACTCATGATGTGAGATGGTCTGAAACGCATAAATCGCTTTACGTACACCCCTGCAATCGGGCGGGCATGGGATGCGCCTGGAGCCGGTGACATACCCTAATAAGAATCCAATCTCTTGCCAAGCCCAAACCAATAAAGCGCATGTAAATCCGCAATATGCTCCAGCCACTGTATTGAGATTAGCACTAGTCTTTAGGCCTACTAAAGCAAACAGCAAAACCATACCGCTCATCCAAAAGGTCGCCTGATGGGTCGAA is a window from the Polynucleobacter sp. HIN11 genome containing:
- the chlG gene encoding chlorophyll synthase ChlG, which encodes MGTSVLNQTSQRSWPTPFAILELLKPITWFPPMWAFACGVIATGVAITERWQILLAGVLLAGPMVCATSQAINDWFDRHVDAINEPNRPIPSGRMPGRWGLYIAILWTGLSLLVGWWISPWAFVATLIGLFLAWAYSAPPLRLKQNGWWGNAACGLSYEGLAWFTGSAVMLGDVFPSTASIILALLYSIGAHGIMTLNDFKSIEGDRQMGVRSLPVQLGINGAAWNACLMMIIPQYLVVGFLYWHGSSFHALAILVLIIAQLLMMKYFLGDPVKRALFLSGFGVPLFVSGMMVSAFAVGR
- the puhE gene encoding putative photosynthetic complex assembly protein PuhE encodes the protein MSSFLFPMLYTIFLWWFGTGIILLLNQRPRSTHQATFWMSGMVLLFALVGLKTSANLNTVAGAYCGFTCALLVWAWQEIGFLLGYVTGSRRIPCPPDCRGVRKAIYAFQTISHHELALIILGIAVAVATWGGSNLVGLWTFLILWAMRQSAKLNVFLGVLNLNEKFLPVHLQYMHSYFTKRSMNPLLPISILLAGLVALPLWQHAFAINANPYQIASSTILATLLSLAILEHIMMVLPFSTDGLWKWGLRS
- a CDS encoding geranylgeranyl diphosphate reductase codes for the protein MSTLETFDAVVVGGGPAGATAAGDLAKMGHTVLLLDRAGRIKPCGGAIPPRLIKDFEIPDELLVAKARSARMISPKNNQVDIPIEGGFVGMVDRDQFDEWLRVRAANDGATRRTGIFEKITRDTDGTAIVHYRIHSTNRSEPEKTGAVRAKAIIGADGAKSGVGRQAIPGAKDVDYVFAYHEIVRVPEAPPQGYDGSRCDVFYQGTLSPDFYGWIFPHGNTMSIGTGSADKGFSLRGAVGQLKKLTNLENTELLRHEGAPLPMKPLKKWDNNRDVILAGDAAGVVAPASGEGIYYAMVGGRLAAESVHELLVTGNVKALAQARKRFMKEHGTVFLVLGIMQRFWYGNDKRRERFVKMCEDKDVQRLTFESYMHKKLVRKDPMAHIKIFFKDMAHLLGMAKV
- a CDS encoding TspO/MBR family protein → MSAEWFAHYKPIIFAVVWGLVLALAGAWATDIGEWYKSLQQPAWKPPDWVFGPMWSTIFILAGIAFVMAYHRAPNQETIRMLVILFIVNGLFNFIWSVLYFRMERPDWALIEAVGLWLSVLAIVLATRSYSPISSLLVLPYLAWVSVAMLLNWTTIQLNGPFGRG
- a CDS encoding BCD family MFS transporter, coding for MTSHTTTLNWFGIARLGLVQASLGAVVVLTTSVLNRVMVIELALPALLPGLLVAMHYLVQFIRPRMGFGSDRSGRSTPWIQGGMLVLASGGVLAASAVALMSRDVSWGIGLAFIAFMMIGLGVSASGTALLVLLAKRVDEKRKAAAASCVWLMMIFGFAMTAGISGKLLDPFSFERLIMVSLGVSCLALVISFIALHGLEPKSLAQAAQNANEPKLRFKEALAEVWQESRVRRFTVFVFISMLAYSSQDLILEPFAGTAFGLTPGETTSLSGLQHAGVLCGMLLCGFVTSRSKNPNLSSLRMWTVGGCIASSLAMLSLVMSGLVGPGWPFFSTVFILGVSNGAFSIAAIGSMMQFAGMGKERREGVRMGVWGAAQAIAFGLGGILGTGASDLARYLLGDPVTAYASVFFIEAILFMAAAILSFYIRPIERITKSQSIESSIPRQLISHGGSS
- a CDS encoding NAD(P)/FAD-dependent oxidoreductase is translated as MDRRHFLGVSSAASLGVLAGCASSPPVNISKANVVVVGGGYGGATAAKYVRMFSNNTAQVTLIEPNPEFISCPLSNLVIGGHTTISNISTPYDNLTKRHGIKVVKDMVAAIDPKQKTIRLASGGSMKYDKLILSPGIGLMMDTIKGLDKANQEGVTVQAWKAGAETVLLRKQLESMKDGGVYAISIPMAPYRCPPGPYERACQVASYFKQFKPKSKVLILDANDDVTSKGGLFKKAWASMYPGMIEYRPKHNVVEVDSKTRTLKFDVQNDVKADVLNVLPLMRAGDIAVKTGIANSNARWVNVNYINFESTAAKDIHVLGDSIQIAPAMPKSGHMANSHAKVAAAAVVAELGGFEINQAPVLTNTCYSFVNADEVVHVASVHQYDAKDKTFKTVPGSGGLSSEPTKLEGVYAWGWARNIWADSLG